GTTGTGCAGAGTCTCGCTACTCAGGTCTGCCCCACGCTGGATCGCCTCCTCTTTGAAGGTGCCGTTGCCTTGGTTCACGTAGAGATAAAAGCGCGAGTGCGCCACGGTCGTGACCACCAGATCCTGATCCCCGTCGTTGTCGAGGTCCGCAAACGCCGCTCCCATCGAGTGATAGGCAAACTCCGTAGGCAATTGGGCCGCCTCCGTGGCATCACTAAAAGTTCCGTCGCCGTTATTTCGATACAGGATCCCTGGATAAAAGTGTCGAGTGAGAAAGATATCCTGCCAACCGTCGCCATCGAAATCTCCCACGGCGACTCCGCCGCGATAGTGGTAGACGATCTCTCCCGGAGGAAACTCCGCAGGATCGAGCGTGGAAGGAGCCGTCAAGCCAGCCTCGGTCGAAACCTCCGTAAAGGAGGCTTCCGCTTGTACCCAAAATACGAACACAGCCAGGCAAGCGGCAAAGCACCTGCGAAAATGGGCGAAGTACGGTTTGTTGAGAATACTCATCATTCTGAATCAATCACGGTCTCCACAGCTCGAACGCGCAGAAACCAACTTGTCCCCTGCGCCGCTGGCAGATTCGCCTCCACCCACTGGTAGCGTCCATCGGGCGAATCGATGGCCTGCACGGTTTGCGGCGTCCCCACGAATTCCTTCCAAACATCGAGATCCGAGGACAGCTCGCAGACGAACCGCCTGTCCGCCGCTCCCAGCGGACGCTGGTAGCTTATCCGATACGCGCCATCTACCCAGTCCAGCCGCGGATCGATCCACTCGAGCTCTGGCAGATCCCCTGCATCGCGCGGATCGGTCGCAAAGAGGTATTCCATGAAGTTTGAAAATCCATCGCTATCGAAATCCGCGTCCCGACCGCCAAGGTACGGCAGGGTTCGAGGCGAGAGGCGGGTCTCCCATTCCTGGTATGTAACCGGTTCTAGGATACGGATCTCACGATCGACTGGCAGATTCGACAAGGTCTGCACCACCCCGCTGGGCCAACGCACCGTCAACTGGTGGGCATTGCCCGTAAAGTCCCCGAGTCCAAAATGGGAAGTCACCTCGCTCTGGGCAAGGAAGTGGCTACTGGCCGAAACCTCTCGTAGCTGAACCGGTCCATCCGGCTCGGCCTGCAGTTCGAGGCGGGCGCCGATCCCGTGCGAATTCGACTTGCGGCCAACGAGATTGACCCGCAGCCAACGGTTATCCGTCACCGTATCGTTGCGGTAGAGGATGGGCTTAGTCTGGCAATTGGCGATGAAGACGTCGAGGTCGCCATCGTTGTCATAGTCAAAAACGAGAAGTCCCTTTCCCGGGTCCCTATCGGTAAAACCCATCGCGTCACTAAAACGTTGATACACGCCATCGTCGTTTCGCCAGTAGGTCGTCTGGTCGATCGATTCGAGGATGCGAGAGGGGTTGTCCAAATCCTGGTGTCCATTGGTCATGACTAGGTCGAGATCGCCATCGTTGTCGCCATCGAGGAACGCCGTCCCCCAACCCCAGCCCGCTCCGGAGACGCCAGGCCCCGGTCCGACCGACAGGCTAACATCCTCGAAGCGACGCTCCCCCAGGTTGCGATACAAGCGATTGTCAGAGATCGAGGTGACAAACCAATCCAACAAACCGTCCCCATCGAAGTCGCCCACATCCGCCCCCATACCATTGCCGTCCAAGCCCACGCCCGTGGCCGCGCCCTCGTCGACGAAGGTTCCATCGCCCCGGTTCCAAAAGAGCTGGCTGGTCCGGTAGTCGGCCGCCACCAACAGGTCCGGCCAGCCGTCGTTGTCCATGTCGTTAAAACGCGAGGTAAATGCGAAATCGTTGCGCACGCCTGGCGTCGAGGGCCGCTCCAATCCATTCAAACCCACGCCCGCCGCCAGGGTCTGGTTGGAGAAATAGCCCGGAGCGGGAGCCCCAAGGTTTCTCATAAGGGCATTGTGCTGCGCGGCGTCCGGGCCGGTTTGCGGCACCTCCCATTCGCTCACGTGAAAGTCGAGGTAGCCGTCCCGATCATAGTCGCCGAAAGAAACCGAAAAACCATGGTGCTCGATTCCACTCGCCAAGTCAGCTCCCCGAGCAGTCCCCTCCTCCGAGAACGTTCCGTCGCCATTATTTAGATACAGGTAGAAGCGATTGTGGTAGAGCGTGGTGACGTAGAGGTCGAGATCGCCGTCGTTGTCGATATCCGCCCAAGCCGCCCCGTTGCTATGGTAGGACCCGCCGACGCCCGCCCGCGAGGTTATGTCCTGAAAGGTCACCACCCCCTGCGGCCCCGACCGTCCCAAATTTCGGTAGAGAATATCCGGAGCGCCCACCCGCGTCACGAAAAGGTCCACCCAGCCATCGCCATCGAAGTCGCCCGCCGCCGCGCCTCCACTCTGGAAATGGATAATCTGCTCCTCTTCGATCGCCACCATTTGCTCATGAAAAATTCCGGACTCCAAAGTCGCATCGACGAACTGAGCCGAGAGATTCGAGGCCCAGCCAAACAAACCACACAACACCCAGCCAACCACCAACCGCTTCGAAGCACTGGGCAATACAGGGGCATAGGATAGAAGTGATCGAATCATCGGGGGGACAGAAATTACGGTCTCAGCCATAGCATGAGAAGGGTAACCGAACGATAAGGGGAAACCGTGAAGATTACCACGCGCCCCCGCGAAAAGAACTCCCCAAAACGGGGGATATTGAGAACAACAATCAGGAGCGTTCCGAGCCAGAGGCGACAACCCTCACTTGCCCGCTACCCCACAACCAGATTCCCACCTTCGCTTTCGCGACCAAGATCGCTCCTACCTCTTCTAACGATTAGCAACCGGTTCCCGTTGACCGGGATCCCCTTCGCCCAAGCATATCCCTTTCCCCGGCAAGAACTCCAAACACGCTACGCCCATGCCCTATGCCTTTTCACGCTCCCTGCAAGCAGCTGCCACGCTGGCCGCCCTGCTTCTGGCAACTCCGCTTGTCCAAGCGGCTAAAACCCTCTCCGCGCCCAGTGGCGAGCTAACCTGGCAGGACGACGGTTCCGTGCAGATCACCCGGAGCGGAGCGACAATCATCGACTTGCAGCAAATCCGCTTCGACTACCATGCGCCGCTTAGCGTCAAGCTGATCGATGCCAACGACCATTCGATCCGCGTTGCCCTGTCTTTTCCGGCCGCTGTCGACTTCCGCTCCCGCGCAACCGAGCCGCTGGATATCGAGCTCACCATGAGCCGCCACGGCGACGGCTTTCGCTTCTACGCCGACGCGGAATGGGGCAACCAAGTGACCCTCGATTTAGCCGATACCGGCGACCACGTCTTCGGCCTCTCCTCTCCCCTGCAGCCGGAGAACCGCCACTCGCCAGACCTGCGCGAGTCGAGCGTCACCGTCGAAGTAACCAATGCCGCCCAGACCATGGTGGAAAACTTCGCCTCCGCCTTCTCCTCCTTCTACATTAGCAGCCATGGCTACGGAGCCTTCTTCGATACCTTCGGAGCTGGACAATACGATTTCGCCATCAACGGCCGCCACAAGATCCATCACGAAACCGGCACCCTCGACTGGTATGTGTTTTTTGGAGACGACGGACGCGCCATCCACCAAGCCTACTACGAGCTCATAGGAGCCCCCAAGTCCCTCCCCCTCTGGGCCGTCGGCCCCGTGGGCTGGCGCGACCAAAACGATGGCGGAGCCGCGGAAATCCTCGACGACCTCCAGCGCTTCGAAGACCTACGCCTGCCCTTCACCTCCTGGTTCGTGGACCGTCCCTACAGCGACGGAGCCAACGAATGGTCGCTCATGAACTTCAACGCCAAGTTCGCCAAGCCCGAAGAATGGATCTCCACCATCCGCGAGGACCACGGCATCGAGTTCATGACCTGGACCGCCACCGCCTTCTTCGGTGACACCCCCATGCCAAAGCACTTGCCCGGCGGCTTCACCTACGCCGATTTGAGCGACCCCGCCACCGTCGCCCTCTACCAGCAAAAGCTCACCGAGCTGCAACACTCCGTCGGCGTGAAAGGCCACAAGATGGACCGAGCCGACGAGCATCTACCCAATTGGGAAAAGTGGGCCGACGAAACCGTTGCCATCGGCGAACGCCGCAACAAGTACGCCTACCTCTTCGCCAAGACCCACGACGAGTCCCTGCGCCGCACCTGGGGAGACGACCAGTTCACCTTCTCCCGCGCCGCCATCCACCGCGCCCAGCCCTACCTCAGCGCCATCTGGGGAGGCGATCCCCGCACCAGCTGGCAAGGCCTGCAAGGCAACGCCGCCAATGCCATGCGCGCCTCCTTCATGGGCTTCCCCGTTTGGGGCACAGACGTCGGCGGCTACCTCGGCCCAGGCTATATCGACACCGACCTCTACCTGCGTTGGACCCAATTCGGCATCTTCAATGGCCTGCTCGAAATCAAGTTCGACGGCTCCGGCGGCGACGGCCCCGACCGCATGCCTTGGAGCTACGACAAAACCTTCCAATCCGACTTCCGCGAGCTGCTCGAGCTCCGCATGGCCCTCCTGCCCTACCTGCACTCGCTGGCCAACACCTCCGCGACAAACGGCCCGCTCATGCAGCCGCTCGCCTACCGTCACCTCGACGACCCCAACACCTACGACATTTGGGACCAATACTACGTCGGCGACGGCCTACTCGTCGCACCCGTCCTGACCCCCGGCACCGCACGGGAAGTCTATCTGCCCGCCGGAAAGTGGTACCGCTTCGATTTCGCCGAAGGCGTGCAAAGCGCCCACGAAGGGCAGCGAGCGATGGGCGTCCAAGCCGCCCTGGACGAGATCCCACTCTTCGTCCGCGCCAACAGCCTCATGGTCACCGGCGACATCTACCGCGGCAACAGCCGCAACTGGCTCGAAGGCGAAGCCAATACCCTCGTCATCCATGCCTTCCCCGGCGGGATCGGCGAACAAACCAGCTTCACCTACATCGACAGCAAGGACGACAACAAGCCCAAGACGATCACCCTAACTCGCACTGACGAGTCCGTGAAGGTAGTTGCTCCCGAGCTCACGCAAGAGGTAACGATCGAAGTTTACCTCGACGGCAAAAAGCAGGTCAAAACTGTCCCCGCCGGAGCTCCCTTGGAAGCCACGTTTTAAAAGGCAGAGATCCACGTTCCTTTGAACGTATTCAAATAGGTGGCACAGGCGTTCCGCTCCGGCACATATCGCCCGCGGAGCGGCCGATCCACCTGAGGTAGCGCCCGCTGTCCCAGCGGGCGCAAAACACCATCGCATCCGCCACCCCCGAAAGGTGGGACGGCTGCTCCGCAGACGTCTA
The Pelagicoccus enzymogenes DNA segment above includes these coding regions:
- a CDS encoding CRTAC1 family protein; translation: MIRSLLSYAPVLPSASKRLVVGWVLCGLFGWASNLSAQFVDATLESGIFHEQMVAIEEEQIIHFQSGGAAAGDFDGDGWVDLFVTRVGAPDILYRNLGRSGPQGVVTFQDITSRAGVGGSYHSNGAAWADIDNDGDLDLYVTTLYHNRFYLYLNNGDGTFSEEGTARGADLASGIEHHGFSVSFGDYDRDGYLDFHVSEWEVPQTGPDAAQHNALMRNLGAPAPGYFSNQTLAAGVGLNGLERPSTPGVRNDFAFTSRFNDMDNDGWPDLLVAADYRTSQLFWNRGDGTFVDEGAATGVGLDGNGMGADVGDFDGDGLLDWFVTSISDNRLYRNLGERRFEDVSLSVGPGPGVSGAGWGWGTAFLDGDNDGDLDLVMTNGHQDLDNPSRILESIDQTTYWRNDDGVYQRFSDAMGFTDRDPGKGLLVFDYDNDGDLDVFIANCQTKPILYRNDTVTDNRWLRVNLVGRKSNSHGIGARLELQAEPDGPVQLREVSASSHFLAQSEVTSHFGLGDFTGNAHQLTVRWPSGVVQTLSNLPVDREIRILEPVTYQEWETRLSPRTLPYLGGRDADFDSDGFSNFMEYLFATDPRDAGDLPELEWIDPRLDWVDGAYRISYQRPLGAADRRFVCELSSDLDVWKEFVGTPQTVQAIDSPDGRYQWVEANLPAAQGTSWFLRVRAVETVIDSE
- a CDS encoding glycoside hydrolase family 31 protein; amino-acid sequence: MPYAFSRSLQAAATLAALLLATPLVQAAKTLSAPSGELTWQDDGSVQITRSGATIIDLQQIRFDYHAPLSVKLIDANDHSIRVALSFPAAVDFRSRATEPLDIELTMSRHGDGFRFYADAEWGNQVTLDLADTGDHVFGLSSPLQPENRHSPDLRESSVTVEVTNAAQTMVENFASAFSSFYISSHGYGAFFDTFGAGQYDFAINGRHKIHHETGTLDWYVFFGDDGRAIHQAYYELIGAPKSLPLWAVGPVGWRDQNDGGAAEILDDLQRFEDLRLPFTSWFVDRPYSDGANEWSLMNFNAKFAKPEEWISTIREDHGIEFMTWTATAFFGDTPMPKHLPGGFTYADLSDPATVALYQQKLTELQHSVGVKGHKMDRADEHLPNWEKWADETVAIGERRNKYAYLFAKTHDESLRRTWGDDQFTFSRAAIHRAQPYLSAIWGGDPRTSWQGLQGNAANAMRASFMGFPVWGTDVGGYLGPGYIDTDLYLRWTQFGIFNGLLEIKFDGSGGDGPDRMPWSYDKTFQSDFRELLELRMALLPYLHSLANTSATNGPLMQPLAYRHLDDPNTYDIWDQYYVGDGLLVAPVLTPGTAREVYLPAGKWYRFDFAEGVQSAHEGQRAMGVQAALDEIPLFVRANSLMVTGDIYRGNSRNWLEGEANTLVIHAFPGGIGEQTSFTYIDSKDDNKPKTITLTRTDESVKVVAPELTQEVTIEVYLDGKKQVKTVPAGAPLEATF